The sequence ATGACCCTGTAGATGATAAAGGCCACAACCAGTATGTCCACTAGGTCCTGCCACCTTAATACCGGTATGTAGCCCTGTATCACCTGAAACATCGCCTATTTCCTGCAAATGCTCATATGTTGTCCATTTCTTACATGTTCCATAAGTGCTTCTACCACCTGGAGAAGTCTTCGTGTCCAATCCACGTTGTGGACCCTTACGATATCTGCTCCCCTAATGACTGACCAGGCAACAGCACCAAGGGTAGGAATGTCTCTTTCTTTGGGGTCCTTTAGGCCAGTTATCTCACCGAGAAATGATTTTCTTGAAACTCCTATGAGTACCTTTGCACCAAGAGACTTAAAATAATCAAGGTTTGCAAGGAGTTCTAGGTTGTGATTAAGACGTTTTCCAAATCCAATACCAGGATCGACTATGGCCATCTCTCGTGAGATTCCAAGGCTCTCTATATAGTTCAGTCTCTCCTCGAGGAAGTCGTAGACTTCTTTGACACAGTCGTTATATGAAGGGGCTACCTGCATATCCCTTGGCGTTCCCTTCATGTGCATTAGGCATACCGGACACTTAAAATCCTTAATGACCTCTGCCATGTCAGGATCTGCCCTTAGGGCGCTAACGTCATTCACTATGTCTGCCCCAACACTGAGTGCAGCACGGGCCACTCCGGCCTTTTGGGTATCGACAGATATCAGAGTCTTGGTCCTCTTGCGTATTTCTTTTATTACCGGTATGACTCGTCTCTTTTCTTCTTCCAGGTCCACAGGCTCTGAAAAAGGCCTTGTAGATTCTCCTCCTATATCGAGTATGTCTGCTCCTGCCTCTAGGAGTGACATAGCGTGTGAGACGGCCTTTTCTGTCTGAAGAAAGAGGCCGCCATCTGAAAATGAGTCGGGGGTACAATTAACTACCCCCATAATGAGGATCTTTTTTTGCGAGTTCAGAGGGGACCTACTCTCCTCTTCATACCCTGGTAGTGACCTTTGCTGTGAGTAGTTAGCTGTTTTTTTTTCTATCACGCCTCTTGGGAACACCTCTTCATTATTTCGTCGATATCTTTTGCTGTAAGCGTTTCCTTTTCAAGTAGAGCATTTGCTATGCCATGTAGGCAATCTATGTGTGTCTCAATAATCTCCTTTGCCTTATTGTAAGCACTAAGTACCAGTTTTCTAACCTCTTCATCTATTTGCTTGGCCGTCTCCTCGCTGTAGTCTTTTACCTGGCCAAAGTCCTTGCCAAGGAAAATGTGCTCTTCATGTTTGCCAAATGCTACTGGGCCAAATTCATCGCTCATACCCCAGTTACACACCATTTTTCTTGCAAGATCAGTGACCCTTTCTATGTCGTTTCCTGCACCTGTTGTGAAGTCATTTAGGACTAATTCTTCAGCCACTCTACCTCCAAGGAGTATAGAGAGTTTATTTGCGAGATAACTCCTCGGATATGTGTGCCTATCATCTTCTGGCAGCTGCTGGGTAATACCCAGAGCCCTTCCCCTTGGTATAATGCTCACCTTGTGTATGGGATCAGAGCCTGGAAGTAGTTTTGCGACCAATGTGTGTCCTGCTTCGTGGTAGGCAGTGGTGCGCTTTTCTTCCTCTGAAAGTATCATGCTCTTTCTTTCTGCACCCATCAATACCTTGTCTTTGGCCTTTTCAAAGTCATCCATTCCAACAGTATTTTTATTGGCACGTGCAGCCAAAAGGGCTGCCTCATTTACCAGATTTTCCAGGTCAGCCCCTGAAAATCCAGGAGTGCCCTTTGCGATAACGGATAGGTCCACTTCTTTTGCCAATGGTATCTTTCTGGCGTGAACCTTGAGGATCTGCTCTCTTCCTCTGAGGTCTGGAACAGGCACTGTGACTTGCCTATCGAATCTACCAGGCCTGAGGAGTGCTGGATCCAAGACATCTGGCCTGTTTGTGGCTGCAATGACAATTACTCCTTCAGAGGTCTCAAAACCATCCATCTCCACAAGGAGCTGATTTAATGTCTGTTCTCTTTCATCGTGACCTCCTCCAAGGCCTGCGCCCCTGTGACGTCCAACAGCATCGATTTCATCTATGAAGATTATGCACGGGGCATTCTTTTTGGCCTGTACAAAGAGGTCCCTTACGCGGGATGCTCCGACTCCCACAAACATTTCTACGAAATCGGATCCGCTTATGCTGAAAAAGGGACATCCTGCTTCTCCTGCAATGGCCTTTGCAAGGAGGGTTTTGCCAGTACCCGGTGGCCCTACAAGGAGTACTCCCTTGGGCGGTCTGCCTCCTAGGCGTGTGAATTTTTGTGGATCTTTCAGAAAGTCGATTATCTCAGTGAGTTCTTCCTTTGCCTCATCAACGCCAGCTACATCCTCGAACTTAACCTTTATGTTCTGGCCAGTCAGCATCTTTGCCCGACTCCTGCCAAAGCTCATGGCCCTTCCACCGCCGCCTTGCATTTGCCTCATAAAGAATATCCATACTCCAATGAGGAGGAGCATTGGGAACCATGAGACCAGGAGGGTCATATACCAAGGAGTGTCTTCCTTAGGCTTTACTTTTATTATTACCTTTTTTTCCTTTAACAATTTGAAGAGGTCTTGATCTTGATATGGAATGGCAGTCCTAAAAGGACTCTGGTTTACGAATTGACCTCTCACCCTTTCGTTTTCTATTGTTACTTTAGCAACCTCACCCTTGTTAACATATGTCAAAAAATCCGTATAACTGATCTCTGGTATGGAGTTTTGGGGTTTACTGAAAAGATTAAAGAGAAAAACCACAACGAGGCCAATGACTAGCCAGAGGCTGAGGTTTTTATAGAAAGCGTTCAAGAAATTATCCTCCTTATTATTCTTCTTCTTCATAACCTTCAATCCCGTCTTTAATTTTGATATAATAATTCAAATTCTTTTTTAATTTCAGGCCCTGGTTCCCAGGAAAGTTTGAGCACTTCTTCGGTTGTTTGGCGCACCTTATGAGATTCTGATACTTCGATACCAGTTACTGCCACTACTTCGTTCCCTGAAATTATCAAGGGAATCATTGAACGAATATGTCTGGGGAGTTTCTTGGAAATAAAAAAATCCTTTAATTTATAAGGCCTAGGTGCCCCAAGAGGCCAAAATCTCTCCCCATTTTGTCTTGTTCGAATAGTGAGAGGAAAGCTCACAGAACTGGCATCCAAAAAAAGGTCCTTAGGGAAAAGTTTTTCACTATTATATTTGTATTCAAATTTTTTTGGAGACCGCTCTATGCGCAAACTTCCTAAGGTCCTTGAAAGGGCGATGTCTCCTGGACCGTCAATTTTCTTTGGCTCCAGGGTGTCAAATTTATCGGCAAAAATGTTTTCTTTCTCAATGCCTTTACTATAAAAATATAATTTACCATAAATTTTTTTTGCAACAACTCCTGCTGGGAGGTCAATTTCTTTTGTGGAGCCTTGAGTGCTAACGAGACGATCAATGGATTCAAGGTGTTCCAGTGTGAGGTTTTTGAATATATCAGGTTTCAAATTTCTCAATGCCAATTTAAAGACCCTTCTTTTGATGGATGAAGGTTTGTTATTTAATCTGTTGAGAGCTAAAATAATAGCTCCATTTTCTTTAGAAAGAACCGCCTTGTCAAAGATTTTTTTAGCAAAATGATCAAGGAATTCATCATCTTCCCTTAAGACTTTGGCAGTCCTTGAGACAGTTTTGGTAATGGCTGGATTTAACTTTTTTAGTATGGGAACAACCTCGTTGCGTACTTTATTTCTTAAATATTTATTAGAGAGGTTGGAGGAATCAATGCAGAAGTCCTGTCCCTTTTGTTTTAAAAATGCGAGTAGTTCATGCTTTTCAATGCCAAGTAGTGGGCGTATAATTTTATCCTCGGTCCTCAAAGGGATACCAGAGAGTCCAGAGAGGCTTGCGCCCCTCAATAGCCTCATGACCATTTCTTCCACTTGATCGTCAGCGGTATGGGCAGTGGCAATCCAACTTGCTCTCAGCCTATCCCTTAGATTCCTCAGGAATTTATAGCGGAGTTCCCTTGCTCCCTCTTGGATAGAAAGGCCCTTGGCCTTTGAATAGCTTTTCACCTCGCCATGACCAAGAAAAAATGGAAGTCCTAGCTTTTGGGAAAAATCTTTGACAAATAAGGCATCTCTTTTTGACTCTTCTCCTCTTAGACCGTGATCAAAGTGCGCCACATACAGAGATAACGCAAATTCTTCCTTTAAATCATCGAGTGCCAAGACAAGGGCCACTGAATCTGGACCACCTGAGCAGGCCACAACAACTGAATCGGCTTTCTCAATTCCAATATGATACAAGGTCTCACGGACCTTTTTTAGCACGCTCACCCGCCTCCAGCACCTCTTGCAGCGTTAAGAGCTGCCATAATCTCCATTATCGAGGCCTTTCGAACATCAAGTATCTTGGCATCTAACGTAATGGTCTTTCCAGCTGCAGGGTGATTAAAATCTGCAACTACATAATCGTCACAGATTTCTTTTACAGTGAAGGCAATATCGTTTCCATATCCACTAGGTTCATGATAGAATTCGCCCTCTTTTAAACGTTCAGGATGCTTTAAATTTGCAATGGGTACCTCATTGACAAGGTCTGGGTTGTAGGGACCAAAGGCCTGTTCAGGAGGGACGTCAATTTGGACAGAATCATCCTTTTCATGGCCTAAAAGTGCCTTCTCAAGAATGGGGTGAACTCTGTCTCGTCCGTATATAAATTCGATGCTCGATGGTTTCTTTATTATATCAGGAGTTTCTCCATCCTTTACCTTCATGGATATGTTTACTTTTACGATGGTGTCTAATCCGATCTTCATTTATCTTTCCACACCTCCTATTTTGAGTAAATGAAGCTATTTTCTCCTGTTTTTTTTATTGATAAATTAACATCTATATCCCTTTTGGGAAATACCTTCTTTTAAAACAAGAGTAACAAAATGCTTAAAAAAGATTCTTTTAAAGGTTCAATGCTCTTTTTAGTCGGACTCACTGGGGGTATTGGTACAGGCAAGAGCACTGTATTGGCAGGCCTGAAAACTAGAGGTTTTTCGTGTATAGACGTAGATAAGTATGCAAAGGATGCCCTGAGAAAAGGAACCAGCTGCTATGAAAGGGTCGTGGCACTATTTGGTCCTTCAATTCTTCTGCCTAATGGAGAGATCAATAGGGCCTGCTTAAGAGATATTATACTACAGGATGCCCAAAAAAGAAGACTCCTGGAAGATATAGTTCACCCTCAGGTCTTAAGTGATTTGGAGGCACAGATAAAGGCCTATGTAGAGCAGGGGATAGGAATAGTAGTTGTGGAGGTCCCTCTTCTATATGAAGTGGGCTGGCAGTCTTTGTTCGCTTGTGTGGTTTGCGTAGTCTCTAGGGAAGAAACCGCTTTAAGACGCCTCATGAGGAGACATAATGTAGACGAAGAAACAGCAAAGACCTGGTTAAGGACCCAGATTCCCATTCAAGAAAAGGCCAAAATGGCAGACTTTGTAGTTGCAAATGATGGTTCGATAGAGGAATTGGAAGAAAAGGTAGAGGCCTTGGCCAAGTGGATTAAAAAAGAATACAAAGACTGTGTTGCAGTGTTTTAAAGTAGAGGTTATATTTACGCCAATTGTTTCGCCCGCCCATAGCTCAACAGGATAGAGCAACGGACTTCTAATCCGTAGGTTCGGGGTTCGAGTCCCTGTGGGCGGGCCAATAAAATCAAGGGGTTGGCAGTTTCTGACATCCCCCTTTTTGCTTGAGGGCTAAATCAGGGCTAAACATCGTCCTGGTTTTTCTCTCAATTTTCCCTCACAGGCTTTTTTGTAGATGAAACCAAGAATCTTTCCAGTTCTCTCCTTGCATACCTGATACAAGGTTTTTTCCCTTGTCCCTGGGTCAAATCCAGATAGGCTGGACCGCGTCCGAGCTTACGCTATCTGTCCAGGGTCCTGATGTCTAATCCCAAAAGCTGGGCTGTCTCCTTTCTGCTAAGTACTTCCTTCATTGTTATAACCTCCTGGGCTGATCCTTTTCACTCTTTCCTTATATCTCATGTGCCAATCAAAAGGGCGGGTCCTCATAACCTTCCGGAGGGGCCCCTTCCATCAAGGCATCCCTATTTCTATCCCTACCTCCTGGTGGGCTTCCGTCCCTGTCTCTTCTTTCGCTCACCACCAGCAAGCCGTCCCACTGTCCGGAAACCGGCACTGTGTCAAGCTTTACACTCATCTTGCCGTTGTCTTTTTCTATGAGCACTATCTGGCCTGCGCCAAGGTTCACCGCCCTTATGGTCTTTCCTCCCACAGCCACCCTGAGCCTCAGGAGGTTTCCCTGGAGATATGGATAAATGCGTTTCACTCCTTGATAAGCCTCTTTAGTTTCCTTCGCTTTTGTTTTGGCACAAAGGACAAAACCGCCTCCAGAGCATCTTTCAGCTCCTCTTGGCGGGCTGAAAGGTTCCGCTCCCTCTCCTTTAGGGCAAGGGCCTTTTCCATTATCACCTTTTGCGGCTCTATGCCTGCCTCTGCCCTGCGCTTCAGCCAATAAAGCTCAAGCCTCAGATCCTTTAAGATGCTCTTTTCTCTTTTTAACCAGCGCCTGAGCTTCCTGTATCTTGAAAGGGCCCTTGAGGCCTCGCTCCTTAGCTGGCGCCTGAAGCCAAACTCATTCATCCTCATCTCAAGCCGCTCTCTCGGGCTAAAAAGGGGCATCTCGGCAATTATTCTTGCGTCATAGTCTCCCTGGCTAAAGACTCCATCTGCACCAATGGTCCCTGCACCTGTGCCAAAAGATGCCCTTGCCCTTATCCTCAGCCTGGAAAAGGCGTTTTCATTGTAGCGGCAAAGCTCCCTTAGCTCCGGGTTGTTTCTTACTATGAACTCAAGGGCATCCTGGGCCTTTGAAGGGGAAGCATGGAGCAAAAAGGTCCATAAAACTGCAATTAAAAGGCAGACTGCATCTGCCCTTGAGCGCCTCTTTCGCCTCTGATATAAAGCTACCCCTTTCATGGTTTTACCCTTTTATCTTCCTGATGTATCCAACTGCCTTTCCGTCAGAAGAAAGGAGTTTCTACCTTCCATCTTCCGGCTTTACCTCATGGGGAAGAAAGTCTGGCCGAAGCACCCTTGCGGCAGCCTTCAGCGCCAGCAGGTGGTTGTCTGCTCTCATCCTGATTTTCATTTTCCTCCTGGTCCTGGTGGGAATCTTTATCTCGAATGTGCCTTCTTTATTCATCTATATAGGCCGCCTTTCTGGTGTAGCTTTCCAGGGTTCCCACCACGTCTTCCAGGGACCTTGCAACAAAGCCCAGGCCACCTTGCCGGTTCACTGCGGAAAGAAAGGCCTCCTGGCGCCTTGTGAGCCTGCCCCGCCTTGTCTTCACCTCTATGGCAAGGAACCTGCCACCCGGTAGCACTCCGAGTATGTCCGAAACCCCGGGCCTGCTCATTGGCCCCTGCCACTGTTTCCAGACGAAAAAGCCGTTCCATGAGACCCAGGCCATTATCTGCCGCGTAATTACCTTTTCAGAAAGCCCACCGCTTATGCCAGACGACACCTTTTCATTCAGCTTCTCATTTGCCTCCTATTATTTTCATCTCGCCTGTCTGTATAAGTTTCCTAATGGTCCCCTCCACCATGAGTCCGTCTTTCATGAATATGCAAAGGCCATCTGTTATCTCAAAGGTCATTCCCTTATAAGACACCCTCATGCCTGCACTTATGGCCACAGGCTGAAGGTCTAGTCCCTTCCTTGGAGGCTCAAAGGCATCAAGATACCTGATGGGAAGCCTGATCCTGGATGGCTCGATCCGTCCGGCCCTTATCTCTGAAAGAAGAAGCCTTGCCTTTTCCTCAAGCCGTTCAGGGAGTCTTGTGCCAAATATCCTCTTCCATTCAAGGAAGACGTCCTCCTCCTTTCCTGTAAGGCGCCTTTTCTTACCGGCCTTCCTTTTTTGTTATTGTTACCCGGTTCGGGAACGCCACATGTCTGGGGCATGTCCTTTTCCCTTGGGCCATCCGGCCTGATCCCTGGCCTTTGTGCTTTAAACCAGACGGAATAGTCCTTGTTTATTCCAAGAAAGAGCCTGCCGTTTCTCTTCTCTAGATGAATGAGGCCCCTCGTCTTCAGCCTCCAGACGGTTTCATGCACGTGATCGAACCTTATTCCTGTCATCTTCTCTATCCTTCTTACCGGTATAAAATCCGCCTTCTTGTTAATACCATAGGGCAGACGGACGATGGCCAGCCACACCAAAGCCTCGCGCTTTGTAAGCCTTCTGCCTGCCTTGAGGAAGGCGTCCAGGAGCTCGTTTGCAATGCGGGTAAATACATGTTCGCACTGTGGGCTTGCCACTTGCTTTCACAGCAAAAAAGGGGATCAGACCATCTCCACTTCCAGTTCAGTGGGGTGAAAGTCAGCCTTGACCTATCTTTGTTGGAGCCTTACCAGCTCAAACAGGTTTTCTCTTCCCTTTTGGTCGTTTATGGCAAAGGTCAGCACTACCTGGGCCTCTATCTCCTCTGCCTTCCTGGTGTTGGTCACCTTCTTTATCTGAAAAATTTGATCCATTTCCTTCTCCTTTCTCTTTCCGTAACTCGTCTCTATTAGACGCATAATCTTCAAAAAAATATCCTGGCTCAACCTGCAAGGCCTCTGCCAGACCTGCCAGGGATGATGCCCTTGCCTGGTGGACCCCAGCCTCTATCCTTCTAAAGGACACCTCTGAAATAGAAGCCTTTTTGGCAAGGGCCCTCTTTGAAAGGCCAAGGTCAAGTCTTCTTTCAGCTATCTTTTCATTTGCAAATCTCCAGGCTATCTCCAGCACTCCGACATGAACTCTTAAAACTCTCTATAACAAATAAGACGCAAAAAAGCAAACAAAAGGTTGCATTTTGTTCCCCTCAAATGTAAACTCGAAAGAAAAGGTCGCACCTGAAGGAAAAAATCCAAATGCCAACCTATTGGGAAATGATAAAAGAGGCCAGGAGCCAGCTCAAACTCAGCAGGAGACAAGTTGCAGAAAAGGCAGGGATCTCTGAGGCCCACCTGCGCTTTGTGGAAAAGGGAGAACGCCCCATGTCACCAAAGACCTTACAGAAGGTGGCCAGGGTGCTAAAAATGGACGAGACCAGGGTCATAGACGCGTGGCTCCAGGAAAACGTCAAGGGCATGAGCCTTGCGCCAAGAGACCTCCAGAAGGT comes from Dissulfuribacter thermophilus and encodes:
- the tilS gene encoding tRNA lysidine(34) synthetase TilS, giving the protein MLKKVRETLYHIGIEKADSVVVACSGGPDSVALVLALDDLKEEFALSLYVAHFDHGLRGEESKRDALFVKDFSQKLGLPFFLGHGEVKSYSKAKGLSIQEGARELRYKFLRNLRDRLRASWIATAHTADDQVEEMVMRLLRGASLSGLSGIPLRTEDKIIRPLLGIEKHELLAFLKQKGQDFCIDSSNLSNKYLRNKVRNEVVPILKKLNPAITKTVSRTAKVLREDDEFLDHFAKKIFDKAVLSKENGAIILALNRLNNKPSSIKRRVFKLALRNLKPDIFKNLTLEHLESIDRLVSTQGSTKEIDLPAGVVAKKIYGKLYFYSKGIEKENIFADKFDTLEPKKIDGPGDIALSRTLGSLRIERSPKKFEYKYNSEKLFPKDLFLDASSVSFPLTIRTRQNGERFWPLGAPRPYKLKDFFISKKLPRHIRSMIPLIISGNEVVAVTGIEVSESHKVRQTTEEVLKLSWEPGPEIKKEFELLYQN
- a CDS encoding helix-turn-helix domain-containing protein; translated protein: MLEIAWRFANEKIAERRLDLGLSKRALAKKASISEVSFRRIEAGVHQARASSLAGLAEALQVEPGYFFEDYASNRDELRKEKGEGNGSNFSDKEGDQHQEGRGDRGPGSADLCHKRPKGKRKPV
- the ftsH gene encoding ATP-dependent zinc metalloprotease FtsH: MNAFYKNLSLWLVIGLVVVFLFNLFSKPQNSIPEISYTDFLTYVNKGEVAKVTIENERVRGQFVNQSPFRTAIPYQDQDLFKLLKEKKVIIKVKPKEDTPWYMTLLVSWFPMLLLIGVWIFFMRQMQGGGGRAMSFGRSRAKMLTGQNIKVKFEDVAGVDEAKEELTEIIDFLKDPQKFTRLGGRPPKGVLLVGPPGTGKTLLAKAIAGEAGCPFFSISGSDFVEMFVGVGASRVRDLFVQAKKNAPCIIFIDEIDAVGRHRGAGLGGGHDEREQTLNQLLVEMDGFETSEGVIVIAATNRPDVLDPALLRPGRFDRQVTVPVPDLRGREQILKVHARKIPLAKEVDLSVIAKGTPGFSGADLENLVNEAALLAARANKNTVGMDDFEKAKDKVLMGAERKSMILSEEEKRTTAYHEAGHTLVAKLLPGSDPIHKVSIIPRGRALGITQQLPEDDRHTYPRSYLANKLSILLGGRVAEELVLNDFTTGAGNDIERVTDLARKMVCNWGMSDEFGPVAFGKHEEHIFLGKDFGQVKDYSEETAKQIDEEVRKLVLSAYNKAKEIIETHIDCLHGIANALLEKETLTAKDIDEIMKRCSQEA
- the folP gene encoding dihydropteroate synthase; translated protein: MGVVNCTPDSFSDGGLFLQTEKAVSHAMSLLEAGADILDIGGESTRPFSEPVDLEEEKRRVIPVIKEIRKRTKTLISVDTQKAGVARAALSVGADIVNDVSALRADPDMAEVIKDFKCPVCLMHMKGTPRDMQVAPSYNDCVKEVYDFLEERLNYIESLGISREMAIVDPGIGFGKRLNHNLELLANLDYFKSLGAKVLIGVSRKSFLGEITGLKDPKERDIPTLGAVAWSVIRGADIVRVHNVDWTRRLLQVVEALMEHVRNGQHMSICRK
- the coaE gene encoding dephospho-CoA kinase (Dephospho-CoA kinase (CoaE) performs the final step in coenzyme A biosynthesis.), which produces MLKKDSFKGSMLFLVGLTGGIGTGKSTVLAGLKTRGFSCIDVDKYAKDALRKGTSCYERVVALFGPSILLPNGEINRACLRDIILQDAQKRRLLEDIVHPQVLSDLEAQIKAYVEQGIGIVVVEVPLLYEVGWQSLFACVVCVVSREETALRRLMRRHNVDEETAKTWLRTQIPIQEKAKMADFVVANDGSIEELEEKVEALAKWIKKEYKDCVAVF
- a CDS encoding replication protein, which translates into the protein MASPQCEHVFTRIANELLDAFLKAGRRLTKREALVWLAIVRLPYGINKKADFIPVRRIEKMTGIRFDHVHETVWRLKTRGLIHLEKRNGRLFLGINKDYSVWFKAQRPGIRPDGPREKDMPQTCGVPEPGNNNKKGRPVRKGALQERRRTSSLNGRGYLAQDSLNGLRKRQGFFFQR
- a CDS encoding FKBP-type peptidyl-prolyl cis-trans isomerase — its product is MKIGLDTIVKVNISMKVKDGETPDIIKKPSSIEFIYGRDRVHPILEKALLGHEKDDSVQIDVPPEQAFGPYNPDLVNEVPIANLKHPERLKEGEFYHEPSGYGNDIAFTVKEICDDYVVADFNHPAAGKTITLDAKILDVRKASIMEIMAALNAARGAGGG
- a CDS encoding VRR-NUC domain-containing protein, which produces MSSGISGGLSEKVITRQIMAWVSWNGFFVWKQWQGPMSRPGVSDILGVLPGGRFLAIEVKTRRGRLTRRQEAFLSAVNRQGGLGFVARSLEDVVGTLESYTRKAAYIDE